The window GTGGCGGAGTCGGAGCTCTGGGGGCCGGTGTTCGTGACCGACTACCCGAAGGAGGTCTCGCCACTGTCCCGGGACCACCGGGACCAGCCGGGCTGGGTGGAGCGCTTCGAGGGCATCGTGGCAGGCCGCGAGATATGCAACGCCTTCACGGAACTGGTCGACCCCGACGAGCAGCGGGCCCGGTTCGAGGCCCAGGAGGCGGCGACGGCGGCCGGCGACGCCGAGGCCATGGCCGTCGACGAGGACTACCTGCGTGCCCTCGACTACGGCCTACCGCCGACCGGTGGTCTGGGGATAGGAATGGACCGACTGGTGATGCTGCTGACCGGCACCACGACCATCAGGGACGTGATCCTCTTCCCGACGCTCCGCCCCGAGCAGTAGGCCTGTCCGGGGCTGCGACTGGCCGGTCAGCCGACCGGGTCCAGGCGCCCCAGCAGCAGGCCGCAGGTCGCCAGCATTGCCTCCACCGCCGGGTTGGTCGGAAGCCCGTCCACCGCCGAACGGGCGGCTGACAGGTACCCGATGGCAGTCTCCCGGGTCGCGGCGATGGCCTCGTCGGACCGGACCAGGACCCGCGCCCGATCCCTGGTGGCGGCGTCGATCGGGCCGCCGAGCAGGTCGCGCAGTTCGGCACCCGCCGGGCCGCAGAGGGCCCGGATGACCGGCAGGGTGTAGGTACCCTCCACGAGGTCGTTGCCAGCCGGCTTTCCCAGCTGCTCGTCGGTGGCCGTCACGTCCAGGAGGTCGTCGACCACCTGGAAGGCCATGCCGTACCGGTGGCCGAAGTCGGTGACGGCCTCGACGATGTCGCGGGGGTGGTCGGCGACGATGGCGCCGATTCGGGCCGCGGTGGCCAGCAGCGAGGCCGTCTTGCCGGCGATCGAGGCCAGGTAGGCGTCCTCGGAGCGGTCCACGTCGAAGGCGTGGCGCAGCTCGCGGATCTGGCCCTCGCAGAGGGCCGCGATGGTTGACGCCAGCAGCCCGGCCACCTCGGTGCCGAGGTCGGCGGCGATCTCCGAGGCCCGGGCCAGCAGGTAGTCGCCGGCCAGGATGGCCTCGAGGTTGCCCCAGCGGGCGTTCACGCTCTGGACCTTCCGGCGGGTCTCGGCACCGTCCATGACGTCGTCGTGGTAGAGCGAGCCCTGGTGGACCAGCTCCACGGCCACCCCACCCCGGATCACGTCGGTGGTGGCCACCCCGGCGGTCCGGTCCACGACCAGAGAGGCGGTTATGGCCAGCGCCGGTCGGACCCGCTTGCCACCCGCGTCGATGAGGTGCCTCGCGACCTGGGTCAGGAAGGGATCGTCGGATTCGACGA of the Acidimicrobiales bacterium genome contains:
- a CDS encoding polyprenyl synthetase family protein gives rise to the protein MANPTLHLDLPGMADGLGRTEAELRRVVESDDPFLTQVARHLIDAGGKRVRPALAITASLVVDRTAGVATTDVIRGGVAVELVHQGSLYHDDVMDGAETRRKVQSVNARWGNLEAILAGDYLLARASEIAADLGTEVAGLLASTIAALCEGQIRELRHAFDVDRSEDAYLASIAGKTASLLATAARIGAIVADHPRDIVEAVTDFGHRYGMAFQVVDDLLDVTATDEQLGKPAGNDLVEGTYTLPVIRALCGPAGAELRDLLGGPIDAATRDRARVLVRSDEAIAATRETAIGYLSAARSAVDGLPTNPAVEAMLATCGLLLGRLDPVG